A stretch of Perognathus longimembris pacificus isolate PPM17 chromosome 1, ASM2315922v1, whole genome shotgun sequence DNA encodes these proteins:
- the Brd3os gene encoding putative uncharacterized protein BRD3OS, translating to MSGRVPLAEKALSEGFGRLRYRDTSLLIWQQQQRQLESAPPGTYLSRSRSMWYSQYGNQAILVRDKHKLEASRDTGQSKFCTVM from the coding sequence ATGAGCGGCCGGGTCCCGCTGGCCGAGAAGGCCCTGTCGGAAGGCTTCGGCCGCCTGCGCTACCGGGACACGTCCCTGCTCatctggcagcagcagcagcggcagctgGAGTCGGCTCCCCCGGGGACGTACCTGAGCAGGAGCCGGAGCATGTGGTACTCGCAGTACGGGAACCAGGCCATCCTGGTCCGAGACAAACACAAGCTGGAGGCGTCCAGGGACACGGGCCAGTCCAAGTTCTGCACAGTTATGTGA